One genomic window of Syntrophotaleaceae bacterium includes the following:
- a CDS encoding S8 family serine peptidase has protein sequence MKTTTKVLILCLLSAALSFFPGNSPAAPAARIIEGQYLILLDAPVSYGLAKEQKAGIFQDRQNRLLQELKLPESKVLRRYSHLPMLALQLPETADLDRVRKNARVRAIYPNRVLYHQLTESLPLIRQSLPAELGYGGQGTTIAIIDTGLDYTRPEFGSCTAPGTPAECRVAAALDIATNDGTLDDIGHGTHVGSIAAAVAPNADLVALDVFSDGTSSDALLISAINWSIAHQEDYNIVALNLSLGDGVNHTSPCSSQGTNPYITPVANARAAGIVVVAAAGNQGYDDGLNSPACTPDIVSVGAVYDAAGGGIAYSACTDSSRAADQIACFSNSADFLTMLAPGALITAAGSTKAGTSQAAPHVAGAAAVLRSAYPLESVSAIIDRLTTADTMITDPRNGVSLPRLDEQLALGVEPEAVPAGGLLAISFTAIGMILLAKNTSHQKPNPD, from the coding sequence ATGAAAACAACCACAAAAGTCCTCATTCTTTGTCTGCTCAGCGCGGCACTCAGCTTTTTCCCGGGCAATTCTCCAGCCGCACCAGCGGCCCGGATAATCGAAGGGCAATACCTGATCCTGCTCGATGCGCCGGTCAGCTACGGGCTGGCCAAGGAGCAGAAGGCCGGCATCTTCCAGGACCGCCAGAACCGGCTCCTGCAGGAATTGAAGCTGCCGGAATCTAAGGTTCTGCGCCGCTACAGCCACCTGCCGATGCTGGCCTTGCAACTTCCCGAAACCGCCGATCTCGACCGGGTAAGAAAAAATGCCAGGGTCCGGGCCATTTACCCCAACCGGGTGCTCTACCATCAATTGACGGAAAGCCTCCCCCTCATCCGGCAATCGCTGCCGGCCGAACTCGGCTACGGCGGGCAGGGAACAACCATCGCCATCATCGATACCGGTCTTGATTACACCAGACCGGAATTCGGCAGCTGCACAGCGCCCGGAACGCCGGCCGAATGCCGGGTGGCGGCAGCCCTGGACATAGCCACGAATGACGGTACCCTGGATGATATCGGGCACGGGACCCATGTCGGATCGATAGCGGCCGCCGTCGCCCCGAATGCGGACCTGGTAGCCCTGGACGTCTTCAGCGACGGGACTTCCAGTGACGCCCTGCTGATCAGCGCCATCAACTGGTCCATTGCTCACCAGGAAGACTACAATATCGTCGCCCTCAATCTCAGCCTGGGCGATGGCGTAAACCACACCTCGCCCTGCAGCAGCCAGGGCACCAATCCGTATATCACGCCCGTGGCCAATGCCAGGGCCGCGGGAATCGTGGTGGTGGCGGCGGCCGGCAACCAGGGCTACGACGACGGCCTCAACAGCCCGGCCTGCACGCCGGACATCGTTTCCGTCGGAGCCGTTTACGATGCCGCGGGGGGCGGCATCGCCTACAGCGCTTGTACCGACAGCAGCAGGGCGGCCGACCAGATCGCCTGCTTCTCCAACAGTGCGGATTTCCTCACCATGCTCGCCCCCGGCGCTTTGATCACAGCCGCCGGCAGCACAAAAGCAGGAACCTCCCAGGCAGCGCCCCATGTGGCCGGAGCCGCCGCCGTCCTCCGATCGGCCTATCCGCTCGAAAGCGTCAGCGCCATCATCGACCGGCTGACCACGGCGGACACCATGATCACCGATCCCCGCAACGGCGTATCCTTACCCCGCCTCGACGAACAGCTCGCCCTGGGTGTCGAACCCGAAGCCGTCCCGGCCGGAGGCCTGCTGGCCATTTCGTTTACGGCAATCGGGATGATTCTTCTCGCGAAAAATACTTCCCATCAAAAACCAAATCCTGATTAA
- a CDS encoding VPLPA-CTERM sorting domain-containing protein, whose translation MQRLLLSLLTGCILSAFPALSHAYLVPLSTSSLYGTLPEEMAFARAEVSSAVNGVVTVTVSSNPLFQGWGAVFDEIYLNLNPAGDFENLRIEIDPSMGGDWQLIENAQTGVFGSFSHLLSGTGLGNRIGQELICRLMDTNLQVDDLLWNNENGWSLAVGVQNPQIRTSDLLAASVPVATPLPSALLMLASGIGGIGVFRRRSERK comes from the coding sequence ATGCAACGACTGCTGCTGTCCCTGCTGACCGGTTGTATTCTGTCTGCCTTTCCGGCCTTATCCCACGCTTACCTGGTTCCCCTCAGCACATCGAGCCTGTACGGCACCCTTCCCGAAGAAATGGCCTTTGCCAGGGCGGAAGTTTCCTCTGCCGTCAACGGCGTGGTCACTGTCACGGTTTCGTCCAATCCACTGTTTCAGGGGTGGGGTGCGGTGTTCGATGAGATCTACCTCAACCTCAACCCCGCCGGGGATTTTGAAAACCTCCGGATTGAAATCGATCCTTCCATGGGCGGCGACTGGCAGCTGATCGAAAACGCCCAGACCGGAGTTTTCGGCAGCTTCAGCCATCTGCTGAGCGGCACCGGGCTGGGAAACCGGATCGGCCAGGAACTGATCTGCCGCCTCATGGATACCAACCTGCAGGTTGACGATCTGCTCTGGAACAACGAGAACGGCTGGAGTCTCGCCGTCGGTGTGCAGAACCCGCAGATCCGGACCAGCGACCTGCTGGCCGCTTCTGTTCCAGTAGCAACGCCGCTCCCGTCGGCATTGCTGATGTTGGCGTCGGGGATTGGAGGAATAGGGGTATTCCGCCGGAGATCGGAAAGGAAATAA
- a CDS encoding pyruvate kinase: protein MYDTDPDMIEITTLAEKVAGLKVAAESLEQEAGSFFEVAPGYQASKANLLHYLALRRQDLRSIQEKLARCGLSSLGRAEPHVLASLEAVLRNLHALAGYPASSNTSGISFEEGASLLDCHTDTLLGPKPGHRRVRIMVTVPSEAAENYLLVRDLVANGMDCMRINCSHNDPEVWERMIVNLRRAKRELGKKCHVLMDLAGPKLRTGPVESGARVVKIRPIRDQFGRVAAPARIWLTRGRETDLPDAPADAVLPVPSRWLTGIRQGDTVTFSDARGKKRDIRITSRDSKGCWGELEDTTYIVPGTEVFRIRPSAKEKEPKKGRVGEIADPDPHILLKNGDFLILTRTMVAGHSARYDEKGRMQSPASIGCTLPEVFSSVKAGERIWFDDGKIGGIIRAVSEDQIRVEIVQARSKGEKLRGEKGINLPDTRLAVSALTPKDRNDLEFIVRNAHMVGMSFAQEVADVRQLQELLSELGAPLLGIVLKIETRRGFEMLPDLILAAMRSEAAGVMIARGDLAVECGYQRLAEVQEEILWLCEAAHMPVIWATQVLESLAKNGIPSRAEITDAAMSERAECVMLNKGPFILEAMRVLGNILERMEDHQHKKISKLRQLRWWQRAYTRQAASAEPQSGALFAGVISPMHVFFK, encoded by the coding sequence ATGTACGACACCGATCCGGATATGATCGAGATCACCACCCTTGCGGAAAAAGTTGCCGGCTTAAAGGTCGCGGCGGAGAGTCTTGAACAGGAAGCAGGCTCCTTCTTTGAGGTGGCTCCCGGATACCAGGCGAGCAAGGCAAACCTTCTGCACTACCTGGCTTTACGTCGGCAAGACTTGCGATCCATACAGGAGAAGTTGGCCCGATGCGGGCTGTCGTCCCTCGGAAGGGCCGAGCCCCATGTGCTCGCCTCACTGGAGGCGGTGTTGAGAAATCTCCACGCACTAGCCGGATATCCTGCATCAAGCAATACCTCGGGAATCTCCTTCGAGGAGGGAGCCTCACTGCTCGACTGCCATACAGATACCTTGCTGGGCCCGAAGCCGGGACATCGCCGGGTTAGAATCATGGTGACAGTTCCGTCTGAAGCCGCGGAAAATTATCTGCTGGTACGAGATCTTGTGGCCAATGGCATGGATTGCATGCGCATCAACTGCTCTCATAACGACCCGGAGGTGTGGGAAAGGATGATTGTCAACCTCCGCCGCGCCAAGCGGGAACTGGGGAAGAAGTGTCACGTACTCATGGACCTGGCCGGACCCAAGCTGCGTACCGGGCCAGTGGAGTCAGGTGCAAGGGTGGTCAAGATCAGGCCGATTCGCGACCAGTTTGGGCGGGTGGCGGCGCCTGCAAGAATCTGGCTTACCAGGGGAAGAGAGACGGACCTTCCAGATGCGCCGGCAGATGCGGTGCTTCCCGTTCCCTCCCGGTGGCTGACTGGGATTCGGCAGGGGGACACGGTCACTTTCTCCGATGCCCGGGGAAAAAAGAGGGACATCAGAATCACATCAAGGGATTCGAAAGGATGCTGGGGGGAGTTGGAGGATACGACGTATATCGTGCCCGGCACCGAAGTGTTCCGCATCCGACCATCCGCCAAGGAAAAGGAGCCGAAAAAAGGCCGGGTTGGAGAAATTGCCGATCCTGATCCGCATATCCTTCTGAAAAATGGCGATTTTCTGATACTTACCCGCACCATGGTTGCCGGCCACTCCGCCCGATACGACGAGAAAGGGAGGATGCAGTCTCCGGCCAGCATCGGGTGCACACTCCCCGAGGTCTTCTCCAGTGTCAAAGCCGGTGAAAGAATCTGGTTCGATGACGGGAAGATTGGCGGGATCATCCGCGCGGTATCGGAAGATCAGATTCGCGTGGAGATTGTACAGGCGAGAAGCAAGGGGGAGAAGCTCCGGGGGGAAAAAGGTATTAACCTCCCCGACACCCGTCTTGCCGTTTCGGCATTGACCCCGAAGGACCGAAATGACCTTGAATTCATCGTCCGCAATGCCCACATGGTTGGGATGTCCTTCGCCCAGGAAGTCGCTGATGTGAGACAACTGCAGGAATTACTTTCCGAACTTGGGGCGCCGCTTTTGGGAATAGTCCTGAAGATCGAGACGCGGCGGGGCTTCGAGATGCTGCCGGACCTCATTCTCGCTGCAATGAGAAGCGAGGCCGCAGGGGTCATGATCGCACGCGGGGACCTTGCGGTTGAATGCGGCTACCAAAGGCTTGCTGAGGTTCAGGAGGAGATATTATGGCTTTGCGAAGCGGCCCATATGCCCGTCATCTGGGCAACCCAGGTTCTGGAATCGCTTGCCAAAAACGGGATACCGTCCAGGGCCGAGATCACCGACGCGGCCATGAGTGAACGGGCGGAGTGTGTGATGCTCAACAAGGGGCCTTTCATTCTGGAAGCCATGCGCGTGTTGGGCAACATCCTGGAACGGATGGAGGACCATCAGCACAAAAAGATCTCCAAACTTCGCCAGCTCAGATGGTGGCAGCGTGCCTATACCCGCCAGGCTGCCTCCGCTGAACCACAGTCGGGAGCTCTTTTCGCCGGGGTCATCTCTCCGATGCACGTATTTTTCAAATAA